A genomic region of Catalinimonas niigatensis contains the following coding sequences:
- a CDS encoding ABC transporter permease, translating into MLRNYLKIAFRNLLKNKVFSIVNLTGFSLGFIAVIFIALFVIDELSFDQYHSQADRIYRVTETLHDENGERQVARTASRVAPAAIENFQEVESAVRLTALGRRTMGYKEFRDYEDFLLTDSTFFRIFDCQFMEGDQETSLNEPYSVVLTETIAKKYFGDESPVGKSMSVSWSEQEMTVTALIKDFPSNAHFRPVMLFSMSTLYTNENFRASAESDWSSNGFVTYLLLGKEAQADAIADQLTALANANRTAEYQQNEYSLQPLTDIHFHSQHLENDYILHAEIAYIYVFAGIGILILLVAFINYINLSTARAMKRFKEVGLRKTVGASRKQLMYQFIGESILIVLITLVLAVTMVQLLMPSFNDLAEKTLELNLFNSSILLILLAVGIVSGIVAGAYPAFYLSRIKPSLILKQYSASRENTSLRQILVVGQFAFAILMITITIVNYRQMNFIRNTDLGYEREQLVTVDINSQILREKYETVKAAFQKLPNVQSVTATTRVPGEWKGIDRAGVKNENGLLEFLYFAGDEDFLPTYDIQLVNGRNFRHATADSAKILINETAVKAMGLADPIGETIEVTHYDQNELTTPFVAEIIGVFKDVHFETVHQKVAPTMITYYRNPFYPIDYYTLKISTQDVQQTIASIEEMTQQFDPANPLEYHFLDDKFEELYRLDSKAGEIISIAAFLAIIIACMGLFGLANLSVEQRIKEVGIRKALGADVSQITWLISRRFIRLVGIAFLVAAPFAWWIAHEWLSVFAYHFNVSFDLLLISGGIVLLVAVFTISFQTVKAAMANPTESLRYE; encoded by the coding sequence GGTGGCAAGAACAGCTTCCCGAGTCGCTCCCGCAGCCATAGAAAATTTTCAGGAAGTAGAAAGTGCGGTCAGGTTGACAGCATTAGGAAGACGCACCATGGGATACAAGGAATTCCGTGATTATGAAGACTTCCTGTTGACGGACTCTACTTTCTTCCGGATCTTTGACTGCCAGTTTATGGAAGGAGATCAGGAGACTTCCTTGAATGAGCCTTATAGCGTGGTATTGACCGAAACCATTGCCAAGAAGTATTTTGGCGATGAGTCTCCGGTAGGCAAAAGCATGTCCGTCAGTTGGTCTGAACAGGAAATGACGGTGACAGCGCTCATTAAAGATTTTCCGTCCAATGCGCACTTCAGACCGGTGATGCTTTTTTCCATGTCTACCTTGTATACAAATGAGAACTTTAGAGCCTCTGCAGAAAGTGATTGGAGTTCCAATGGGTTTGTTACCTATCTCCTACTTGGTAAAGAGGCTCAAGCAGATGCCATTGCAGATCAACTGACTGCTCTGGCCAATGCAAACAGAACAGCTGAGTATCAGCAAAACGAATATAGCTTACAGCCACTCACCGATATACATTTTCATTCACAGCATCTGGAAAATGATTATATATTACATGCTGAAATAGCTTATATATATGTCTTCGCAGGGATAGGCATATTAATTTTACTGGTGGCATTCATTAATTATATCAACCTCTCTACCGCCCGTGCCATGAAGCGTTTTAAAGAGGTAGGCTTGCGCAAGACCGTGGGTGCCAGCCGTAAGCAGCTGATGTATCAGTTTATTGGAGAATCCATTCTCATTGTATTAATCACGCTGGTCCTGGCTGTCACTATGGTACAACTTCTGATGCCCAGCTTTAATGATTTAGCCGAGAAAACGCTTGAACTCAATCTTTTCAACAGTTCCATACTGCTTATCTTACTGGCAGTAGGCATTGTTTCAGGCATAGTAGCCGGAGCTTATCCTGCCTTCTATTTGTCGCGGATCAAGCCCTCCTTAATACTGAAACAATATTCGGCCTCACGCGAAAACACTTCTCTGCGCCAGATTCTCGTGGTAGGTCAGTTTGCCTTTGCCATCCTCATGATCACCATTACGATCGTCAATTACCGGCAAATGAATTTTATACGGAATACCGACCTGGGCTATGAGCGTGAACAGTTGGTTACGGTGGATATTAACAGCCAGATTCTGAGGGAAAAGTACGAAACTGTCAAAGCTGCCTTCCAAAAGTTACCCAATGTCCAGAGTGTAACTGCCACGACGAGAGTGCCCGGCGAGTGGAAGGGCATTGACAGGGCTGGAGTGAAAAATGAAAATGGGCTGCTTGAATTCCTGTACTTCGCCGGTGATGAAGATTTCTTGCCTACGTACGATATTCAATTGGTAAATGGCAGGAACTTCCGACATGCTACTGCTGATTCCGCCAAAATTCTGATTAACGAAACAGCCGTGAAAGCGATGGGCCTGGCTGATCCTATTGGTGAAACCATTGAAGTTACGCATTACGATCAGAATGAATTGACCACACCTTTTGTGGCAGAGATCATTGGCGTATTCAAAGATGTGCATTTTGAGACTGTTCATCAGAAGGTAGCGCCCACCATGATTACTTATTATCGGAATCCATTTTACCCGATTGATTATTATACCCTGAAAATTAGCACACAGGATGTACAGCAAACCATCGCATCCATAGAAGAAATGACTCAGCAATTTGATCCGGCCAACCCACTGGAATACCACTTTCTGGACGATAAATTTGAAGAGCTTTACCGTTTAGATTCCAAAGCAGGCGAGATCATCAGTATAGCAGCCTTTCTAGCGATCATCATTGCCTGTATGGGTTTATTTGGACTGGCTAACCTTTCAGTGGAGCAAAGAATCAAAGAAGTAGGTATTCGCAAGGCGTTGGGTGCCGATGTAAGCCAAATCACCTGGCTCATTTCCCGCCGATTTATCAGATTAGTAGGGATTGCTTTCCTGGTAGCCGCTCCTTTTGCCTGGTGGATAGCACATGAATGGCTCAGCGTTTTCGCTTATCATTTTAATGTATCTTTTGATTTACTTCTGATTTCAGGAGGTATCGTGCTGTTGGTTGCAGTCTTCACCATCAGCTTTCAGACGGTCAAAGCAGCCATGGCCAATCCTACAGAATCGCTGAGGTATGAGTAA